The genomic stretch AATCTGCAGATAATAGCGAGGGAGAAACAATAACGCTCATTTTAAAGAGTTTAAAATTTAGAATTTAAATTATTTGTACCAGCTAGCATACATGGAATAGGAATTCACTATTCTTTCCACTTCGTCACGTAAGAGTTCCGGACCCATTTGTTTCAATTTTTTAGCGGGAGCCCCGGCATATACCCAACCGGATTCAACAACAGTACCTTTGGTCACTACACTACCGGCGGCCACGATGGAATTGCTTTCGATGATTGCATTGTCAAGAACGATAGCACCCATACCGATCAGTACATTGTCATGAATCGTGCATCCATGAACCACGGCATTGTGGGCGATAGAAACGTTATTACCGATATTGGTCGGAGATTTTTGATAGGTTGCGTGTATTGTTGCGTTATCTTGAATGTTTACTTTGTTGCCTATTTTAATATAATGTACATCACCTCTCAGAACAGCCCCGTACCATATACTACAATCGTCACCCATCTCTACGTCGCCAATAACAGCGGCATTTTCAGCTAAAAAACAATTCTTGCCGAATTTCGGCGTGTGTCCATTTAATTCTCTGATTATTGCCATAATATAATTGAAAATTGAGAGTTGAAAATGAAACATGA from Butyricimonas virosa encodes the following:
- a CDS encoding gamma carbonic anhydrase family protein, translated to MAIIRELNGHTPKFGKNCFLAENAAVIGDVEMGDDCSIWYGAVLRGDVHYIKIGNKVNIQDNATIHATYQKSPTNIGNNVSIAHNAVVHGCTIHDNVLIGMGAIVLDNAIIESNSIVAAGSVVTKGTVVESGWVYAGAPAKKLKQMGPELLRDEVERIVNSYSMYASWYK